The following nucleotide sequence is from Centropristis striata isolate RG_2023a ecotype Rhode Island chromosome 7, C.striata_1.0, whole genome shotgun sequence.
agatcagtctatatgatggaatagtggcattagaatctgtgagaggccaccaaatttgggcttttatgaaaaaaaattatccaGAGGGAATGCCCTCGgacccccctagccagctatttttcatCACtatctggctgctccatgtcctagtggaaagccctgttgactgtaaaaaatgttatgtgaggtgtttgctcacattaaGCTCTCgaagtggacgagattgatcacattgtactataaaatgtacaaaaatttcTCCCAGGGGGGCCCCCGGACCCTagatggtcattttttttaaattgctaatactcaagaatcaagaataattttgttgtatttggcaactgttgatatttgcaatttacactacatttagatttaggattgttttttatttatttatacagactacaaaataattttctatatatttttcagtattttttaatatcgtcaagaatatcgttatcgcaaaaataaaaaatatcttgataatcttttagggccatatcgcccacccctaatattggcaacattcctacttcttgacgtagtggtgtaaggatttcccattaatgacctagactgtggcaGCTCATGTGAGTCTaatgtgctgcactaacgtcacatttcaagctactgaaagtatatctacactgttcataatataaagttattttgcgttgtgttgctCCTCAGTGTcttgtcacccgtcagtcagtcaaaaccctgcccacctctccgtcctcctccgagaAATGAggcgcattcacacacttaaacacacattaaatgCCAAGCTAATGTTgatacctgtctgtatcagtcccgtccccacatcatctctccgtgtGTGTCTGCACACGCCAAACTAaatcctatcaacctgtccggacCATCGGTGGTCCAAACGGTCCCAACACGCTACTACATGTCGTTCTTTAGcggcgagctaacattagctaacaataaAGTTGTGTTTATcccaaaaagctactattacttcctgtcgctgaacacatgcagcttccaaaataagagcacaatgTGTTAAATCCAGcacagaaacaagaaacaagaaactgtcaaaataaaatgccttttATGAAACAAAAATTCCCCAGGGGGCCATGCCCCCAGACtcccctagccagctatttttcaacactgtctGGCTGTTTTATGTCCTAGTgcaaagccctgttgactgtgaaaaagtTGTGTGACGTGTTTGGTCACATTTAGCTttcaaagtggacgagattgatgcattttacttaaaaatttacatatttcccctctaaatggttatttattgtttgcaaatactcaagagtcaagagaaAATtctttgtatttggcaactgttgagatttgcagtttacatatatatatatatatatatatatatatatatatatatatatatatatatattagattagattaagggttgatttttattttgttgtacattttttatttatacagactaaagaaaataatttctatatattcagtattttgtaatattgtcaaaaatatcgttatcgcaaataccctgaaatatcatgatattcttttaaggccatatcgcccacccctactatataccgcccagccctaatggtGGGCGTAGTCTCCTGCTGGTTTGTTGCTTCCAGTTCTGCATGTTGTcagtcgccatcttggtttttgcaACCAGCACATGTACAGAACTTGAGCGGTTGAGGCTAGTGCTAGTGCTAGCTCTGTTAGCGACGGACAGCCGCTCTTCTAAACGAGCATCAGACTCCTTAAATTGTCTTTCAGTCTGAACTCAGAAGTCGATgagattaaaatgtttcaattgACTTTCTGGCTGCTTCACAgcggtgacctttgacctttctcTCAGAGCAGCTGGACTCACATGTTTCTGTCCGTAATCAGAGTTAGAGTTTCAGTGTTTGTTAGCTTCGTTTGATTATATTTAAATCCACAGTTGAAAAgacgtttttttaaattcagttctGCACAAAATCACTGAATAATAACGCTAAATTAACTTGATCTcactatatttataatttttagaGTTTTAGTGTGAtagaaaactaaatatttagcATCATGAAAATCTGCTCCGTTTATTTCACTGTTTTGCCcataaaaagatttttgttCTGTCGACTGTTAAACTGATTAATGAACTAAAAGTTTGAACCTCGTCCTTCTCAAACATAAgaattatgacatttttatgaatttttatatTAGTTTCATTAAACTAGAGAGAAAAGGACCAGTGGAGTCAGTGACTACATTTATAATGAGATGAGACGTAACATgtgtaggcctgtcaccataacacatttttaggacgatatattttcccagaaactatccaATAAACGACAGTATTGTTGTATcgatgttttagttttataactaTTAGAGCATAAGTCCATCCTTTTCCAgagcaatacatttttaagtcttgagaatatttaacattggagttgaaatgtagaaaagaaagaccggagtgtgtgtgttccaattacggggcaatcacactgctcagcctccccgggaaagtctactgcagggtgctggaaaggaggctccggccgattgtcgaacctcagattcaggaggaacaatgtggcttccgtcctggccgtggaacaacggtcCACCTCTTTACCCTTgtgagacttctggaggggtcataggagtttgctcatccagtcttcatgtgttttgtggacttggagaaggcttactACGTGTCCCTCGgagagtcttgtggggggtactggtGTCCGGTCCCTacataaccaaagtgagagctgtgtccacatactcggcacaacgtgaaacatgttcccagtgggtgttggcctccgccagggttgccctttgtctccgattctgttcgtagtcttcatggacaggatctcgaggcacagccggggggaggaagggattcggtttggtgacctaagaattgcatctctgctttttgcggATGAtatggttcttttggcttcatcagactgggacctccagcactcactggggcggtttgcagccgagtgcgaagcggttgggatgagagtcagcacctccaagtctgaggccatagttctctgccggaaaacgatggactgccccctctgggtggggagagaggtactgcctcaagcgaggGAGCTCAAGTACCTTGGGCTATTGTTCACGAGTGAGTCTAGAAccgagcgtgagatggacaggcggttcggtgcagcgtcagcagtaaTGCGGgtgttgtaccggaccgttgtggtaaagaaggagctgagcctgaaggcaaagatTGCTCTCGATTAACCGGTCCAtttatgttccaaccctcacctatggtcatgagctttgggtagtgaccaaaagaacaagatcgcggatataagcggctgaaatgagtttcctccgtagggcgGCTGGGCTCAgtcttagagatagggtgaggagctcagacatccggagggagctcggagtagcgCCGCTGCTCCTTTGCGTGGAAatgagccagttgaggtggtttgggcatctggtaagaaTGCCTCCCGGGCTCTTCCCAtgagaggtgttccgggcacgtccaactggtaggaggccccggggaagacccagaacacggtggagggattatatctctctcctggcctgggaacgcctcggggtcccccaggaggagctgaacgttgtggctggggagagggacgtctggaataccctgcttagcctgctgccctcgtgacccggccccggataaacagctggaatggctgcctGGGAAATATAGGTTATTTTCGGCAGTTcatgctgcctgtcaaacatttgcatcctactttaaatgctaaaaacacaaaaagtcacacatttaaatgaaaatgtattgagtccagaaaaaaaatattgtgtccatttttctatattgaacgataagttGATAtggtaattatcgtgacaggcctaaatAGGTGGTTGATTGGTTGAGTGGTAGTTATTGACCAGGTGTTTAGTTGTCATGGAGACGTTGGGAGCGCTTGGTTTGATGATTTTAATATAACAGAAGCTCATGTTGAGATTTAGATCCTGCAGCCGCTATGTTTCAGTTCTGCTGTCAAAGGTGAACAGGTGTCAGAGTTCAGGATCATATGTGTGGTCAGAGTGACGTGGAGATAATAACTGACCTTCAGGAGAAACTGTAACATTCATCTGTGACACAAAGGACGCAGCTTTAGAGCTCCTCACCTGTTCGAGACCACATCAGTCtgatctagggctgggcgatatggaccaaaagtcacatcccaatatatttaggctgaatatcgatatatgatatatatcccgtttttattgcaaagtgagagcaaatgttcagagtcagatatgacatgtcacaagttttattgaatccgtttatttaagtggacATAAATCCTGtataacaggagaacctttttaaaaaaaatcaaagctccataaagtgcacattaaggtaaaaaaaaagatcttaaataaaaatagcctatgaaataaaaaagacttatcttttaacattacaaaataactaaatatgacaaaccctagtaagggcagcatttataaatattttttttctgaactatatcaatatatgcaatatggtctaattccatattacatttgaaaatatattggtatatcttttatatctatatatcgcccagcccgaATCTGATCCAGGTGCCAGagttttgtaaagcactttcagttgcatttatatgtatgaaaagcgctatataaataaagtttgattgattgacagttCTTAAACCCTGAAGtcagttagcatgttagcattttaGCTCCCTGGGGTCAGTGAGGACTCTGTATGTGTTGGtggtatctagacattttccatggttttggttattatcaggaaaaccatggaaaatgtctagatatcagctctgaaataaacttatttttgtttttatcattatatttgtccaaacaaatgtacctttagttgtaccaggcattaaaatgaataatttcattgtaatactattttccatgactgtgtattgtatcaatactgtaccatattgcaaaatgcttaaaatcgcaataaaaTCGTAAGGTGGGGCCGatatgctgattcacacctctactgaaATGCGTCACTCCTTTTGCTCTCTCTTGTGTCTGTGTATCTACTGTTgtgaaaactattttaaaacaatatataatgcgGAAAATGTTGCACataattctttttcttttaatagtCAGAAACTGAGTGAAAGTGAACactaatgatgtttatttttttcctgtttcttctttattttctgctaTCATTTATGGAATTGTCAGACAGTGTGACactttgtttgtataatgtttaATGATGTTCTTCTCCTCAGATGGTGGGTAAGATGGGCGGAGAAGCCATGTCTCACCTCAACAGCTCGTCAGGCGGCGTGGAGCCTTCGCTGTACTACCCCGGACAGAAACGACCCGGAGAGGACGGAGGTGAGCCACTGCATTCATTTATCACTCATCTACAAATATACCAATATAAATCAGCATCAACTTTGCTACCTGAAGTGTTGGAAAACCTTTAACCTGAACTAGAACCATTTAAACCAAAAGTTTTCTATTGGAAACTTTGGAACCAGTTTAAGGCTGCTGCTAATGATACCTGCTGCATCATTTTATTGAAATcgcaatatgttttttttaccctctgaaccctgaaaagagatttaaaatgtttatattctttAGAATACACTAAAATCATAGACCTTATCATAGACATTTATCATAAACAGTAACTGTAAAAACTGGCATTATTGTCAGAGTGTGAACTTTCCGGGCGTTCTTGAATGGATCATCGGTTACAAACTTTtccattataaaaagtgaccaaagcTTGTGTTaagtgttgatatttgtgtcagaatctctttatactacatgtgtcatttcaaATAAAGGGTTTGCACTaaacagatcctgttaaaaacattaaattctgctccccagagacactgtgaagacatgattgattctgctgagacaaacggtcacatggcaaatattcactgaaaatctatttacacagagcagagaggagaggacaggagaggctctaatttatagagattttatatattcaagTGAAAtaagaggacacagagaggagaacgcgaaagagtaaaaaaacgccctgaattGGCTCGTTGGGGTTCAGGACAGAATATTTGTCAAAATCctgattttaaataaaatattgtgacAGAATTCTGTACACTTTTGTGAATCATgttgaaattatatatattatatatattttattttgtgtctctcagtAGGTAACCAGCTTGCAGCCATGGGGCATCAAAGGTACGATCAGCAGTGCTTATtgatctctcacacacatgcacacacacacacacacacacacacacacacacacacacactcactcactcactcactcactcactcactctcccaGCAGGGTgataatgacacacacacatcagcatcatattCTTGTTTGCAAATAGAGCTCAGTGTGTCGGGCTGTAACTGAAGATAAGTGTTTATAGATCTGTTCTCCTGCagccatccacacacacacactgagcgggatgttaatgtgtgtgtgtctgtgtgtttctgcagggtAATCACAGAGGATTACAAGGTCCCTGACAGGATGGTCGGCTTCAGTGAgtatgacctctgacctctcagGATGTCCTGCTGCTGTCGACCAATCAGATTGTAGCTGATCATAACATTTCATctcttttgtgtttgttctgACTTTTAATCCACAACCTGACACAAACCACTCACCTGTTGTAACTCTAAACTTGCCCGAGCAGCCTGAGCTTTCAATAGAACCTTCGACCTCAGCTGGAGAACCTTACAGAGAACCTTGAACCTGtccttgtttgtttcttttttacccGAGATGGAACTTTCCAACTAACATGGTGTCTTTCCTTAAATTTTTAACTTGAGGTGGAACATTTTTCCTATAAAaatccttttccttttcctttcacCTCGAACCTTCTCACCCAACCTAGAACCTTCATATCACATGTAGGCTTTTAATGTCGTAGAACATTTTTCCTTGGCCCTGATCCTTTAACCTAAGCAGAACCCATGTTTTTTACCTAAATCAGAAATGTTTGCACCAGACCTAGAATGTCAAATCTGACAGAGTATTTAAGTTTACCTAGATCCTTTCCTCTGACCTAGAACCTTTACCATTTCATTTCATCAGCTTTACTAGAACTTTTAACCTGAACTAGACTGTCACCAGCTCCACTAGAACCTTTTACCTGTCATAGAACCTTGCAAGATCTTAGATTTCTGTTATCTGACATTGAACCGTCACGGTTGATGAGGAGTGTTTCCTTCGAACATTTTCACTTGTGGTGGAACATTTTCCCTCATAAAGAACCTTTTTCCTGAGCAAGAACCTTTTCACCTGACTTAATATCTGCAATCTGTCatatacagtggcttgcaaaagtattcatcccccttggatgtttcacccttttgttgcttttatatatgaaatcatggtcaatataatttggactttttaaaaagaatttgcaaaaaaaaaaccctctttaatatcaaagtgaaaacagatttttacataGTTCATAGTTATACAATGATCACTTGACAAACATCAACTGTACTCAAGTTATCTCCATTTCACcaactgtgactctgctgcatcaactagctggacctctgttgaattagttcagttgctttaaaggggatgaatacttatgcaatcatttattttacctgatatatttttaattaattgatactattttgtaaaaatctgttttcactttgatatttggggggttttttgcaaattctttttaacaaggccaaattatattgaccatgatttcatgtttaaaagcaacaaaagggtgaaacatccaagggggatgaatacttttgcaagccactgtaacTCAAAACCTTTAACTTCTACTAGAACCTGAAACTTTTTTTACCTGTTAGAATTTTGTCAAGTGATAAAGATCtttttcagaacatttttactTGCGGTGGAAACTTTACCCAATAAATAACCTTTAGACTGAGCCTTGACTCTTTAATATTTCACCTAAACCCTCTTCTGCTAACCTAAACCCTTAACCAGAGCCAGAACCATTTTCACCTGAAACTGAAATGTTTGGAACAGACAGAGGACTTTCCTTCTACTTTACCTCGACCCTTTTCAGCTGAGCTTGAACCTTAGACCTGACCAGCAGCATTTTAACCAGACTTGATAATAAACTGTTTAATCTTAACCTCGACTGTCTGTCCTCTTGTCCTCCTGCAGTTATTGGAAGAGGAGGTGAACAGATCACCAGGATCCAGTTGGAGTCTGGCTGCAAAATCCAGATCGCTGCTGGTGAGTCTGTCTGCTTCTCATATCTAAAAACATGCTGGTTAAGCACTAATGCATCTCAAAgagatttaatgtgaataaaggGATCTAAATgatgctgaaataactccaacatgatgctgatgtggaaacggtctgaattgatgctttgtcaggtctgtctgcaggaacacaaaaacactgctGTTAAGACGATGGTtttctcaatggagtctggtgcagcTGCTGTTCACGATTGAAATCAGTTTTCTGCCATGTTTGTTGATGCCATGTGTAACTGTTTGGCGCCATTAATACAACAATATGTTTTTAACATATTAAAATGTACTCAGTGTGCACACacttatgtttgtgtgtctgtgtgtttgtatgtctgtTTGCAGACAGCGGCGGGCTGATGGAGCGGCCCTGTTCCCTGACTGGAACTCCAGAGAGCATCGAGTGAGTTTGTGAAACTGTCTTCACCTGACTGACATCAGCTGCTCACCTCCACCTGCTGCtcacctggtgtgtgtgtgtgtacgtgtgtgtgtgtttgtgttccagGCAGGCGAAGCGTCTGCTGGTCCAGATCGTGGATCGTTGCAGAAACGGACCCGGTTTTCACGGAGACGGAGAGGGCGGAGCCTCCGTGCAGGAGATGCTGATCCCGGCCAGTAAGGTGGGGCTGGTGATAGGCCGAGGAGGAGACACGATCAAACAGctgcaggtaaacacacacacacacacctgctgcagccggctgacctgtgtgtgtgtgtgtgaggtgtctgattttgttgttgtcgccAGGAGCGAGCAGgagtgaagatgatgatgattcagGACGGGCCGATGCCGACAGGAGCAGATAAACCTCTTCGCATCTCTGGAGACCCGTACAAAGTGCAGGTAACACCTGAGCAGAATTTAAGgtcataatatttattaaaaagtcagatttatttaaTTCTGACAGGtcttaataatattattattattactattattatttattttttatttatttattagatgtTTTATCTCATAAAACAGTGGGGAACAGTTCATTGCACCATTATGTTATGACTACTTACTTTATGagattttacatgatttttacacaaaaatatccaaaacataaaagtattagtaaaagtaaaagagtAAACAGAAGTATCAGATGTttacctcctctctcctcctgcaggcgGCGAGGGAGCTGGTGCTGGAGGTGATCAGAGAGAAGGACGGAGACTTCAGGTCAGGACGCAACGACTTCAGCGCCCGTCTGGGAGGAACCAACTTGGACGTAcggcacacacaaacaaacgcaCCGTTAGCATGTGTTAGCCGTTAGCATTCTAAGGGTCCATGTGAATCACTATTTAAAAGGTACATTCATGTCTAGTCCGTCTCTCTGCAGGTCCCCGTGCCCCGATTCGCCGTCGGCATCGTGATCGGCAGGAACGGAGAGATGATCAAGAAGATCCAGAACGATGCAGGAGTCCGGATCCAGTTTAAAGCAGGTCCGTTTACACCAGGAAACCAGTTTAAACGGCTCCTTTTACACCAGGAAACCAGTTTAAACTGCTCCGTTTACATCGAGAACCCAGTTTAATCTGGTCCGTTTACACCAGGAAACCagtttaaaactaattttacaacaaacatatttATGTTAAACTGGTATATTTACACCAGATTAAATCTGGTCTGTTAACATCAGTATAATCCAGTTTAAACTGGTCCGTCTACACCAATATAATTCAGATTTAACTGATTAATTCCAGTAAAATAAACCAGGTTAAACCTGGTCTGTTTACACAAGTAATCCAGTTCAAACTGGTCTGATAACATCCGTATAATCCTGTTTAAAACTAGTTTGTTCACACTGATATAATTCTGATTTATTTGCACTATTAAATTCCAGTTTaaagagtgttttacacaggaAATCCAGAATAAAGTTTTAAAACCccgttcatttttacattgaattCAGTTCACACCAGAATAAAGCATATTAGACTTAGACTTAGCCACTTGAAAAGGAgtcttgtagaacctgataatgtaaaaacggacgaacgggtcaaaagttaataaacattcaactttgacctgttggtggcgctagagcccTTCAGCtagtgttgcctacacagtatcaccacttgaactcaagtaatgggtggtctgctgttaaattattacaatattggggaattattacattatcaggacttgcgaaatgaaggctaacctgataatgcaataacctcccattaatgttatactttattacattattggtaaaaagtatattacattattgggaaatgcactttattacattatcgggaagttgttacattatcaggttttattacattttcagtggactcaagtgcagatttttattacattatcagggttattacattattgggaatttattacattatcaggttctacaagcgaCAAGAGTCAGTTCATATTAAAATCCATTTAAAAACTGGTCCAGTAAATATAGATAACATAATACGTTTGGAGCACTATAATCCAGTTTAAGAAGTTTTTTTGTCAACGATATCCAGATTGAAATGGATTAAAACATGTGATCCAGTTTAAAACCAGTATGTTTGATGGTATAATCCTGATAaacgtgacctttgacctctttgTGTCCTTCAGATGATGGCATCAGTCCAGAGcgtgttgccatggtgatgggTCAGCCAGACCGCTGTCAGCACGCCGTACACCTGATCAACGAGCTCATCCAGACCGCACAggtaactcacacacacacacacacacacacacagactcaaacacacacacacacacagactgtccTTGTGCTCCTCttaatcgtgtgtgtgtgtttgtaggagCGTGACGGTTTTGGCTCCGCCCTGCGGGGCGGCAGGGTCAGAGGTCGTGGTGATTGGACTATGGGTTCTCCTGGACCGCTACAGGAAGTGACCTACACCATCCCCGCCGACAAGTGCGGCCTGGTCATCGGCAAAGGTACGACaacaaatgtttgtttcttCGTCGGTGTTTGTAGACTGAAGTCAATATTCCATGTGGTAAAGAACCAGGGTGCAGGGCGGTAAATAACCTTTGTGCGGCGCGGTAAAGAACCTGAGTGCAGGGCGttaaaaaatctaatcaaaattactttatttatccccgaggggaaattcagttagtctggtaactctggaagaatgagacagcctgatgggtgtaggagagaaggatcttttgagtCCCTCCGTCCTgcaatggagagagaggagcagtccactgctgtttttttggtccataaaggttttgtgtagcggatgatccgggtatttcaggatggactggaacatgttgacaggtcatctctccaccacctcctccagtgtgtccaacctggctccaaccacagaaccagtcTGTCAAACTTCCttacatctctgtgtgtgatgctgcctccccagcagactgcagcataaaacaacacactaccaccaccacagactgataaaacatctgcagcatcttactacaggtgtccagagatctgagcttccttaagaaaaagaggcggctctgcccctttttgtagagagcgtctgtgttaagggaccagtccaacttattatccaggtatacacctagatacttataacttggcaccacctcgatgtccaccCCGCAAGTATTCACTGGCTGAGGGGGCGCTTGAACTtgcggaaatctctgatcatctCCTTAGTCTTTtcaggtgttcagtaggagatcgTTCTTGTGActctccagtcactgaaggcttttatcagatccctatattcagattcctgtccattcctgatacacgccacaatagcagtgtcgtccgagtacttctggatgtggcaggactcacagttgtatttgaagtcccctgtgtacagtgtgaacaggaatggagccagaacagtgccttgtggagcccctgtgctgctcattaatgtcccagaaacacagttccccaacctgacatactgtggtcttcctgtcaggtaatctgtgatccaggagataaaggaaagatccactcccatctctgtcagcttgtttttgagtatgttgggttggatggtgttgaatgcacttgaaaaatcaaagaataggattctcacataagcaccagtttcctccagatgagcaagggcacggtgaagcatgtGCATGTAGATGTACAtgagcatgtagaggacagcatcgttcactcccatgtgttgtttgtatgcaaactgcagggggtcgagtttgtctttgacttcagctctcagtaggcgtagaatcagccgctccaaggtcttcatgatgtgagaagtgagggctactgatctgtagtcattaagtttagctggacattttatttttggtaccggCACAACACAGGACATTTTCCACAGTGCCGGCACACGCCCCAACTGTAGactgaggttgaagatcttgtggagaggttgacacagttgggcagcacagtccttgagcagccttggacacacaccatctggaCCAGCAGCCTTCCCAGAGCAAAGTCTTCCCAGTTCCAACCTCACCCCCATCTCTGTGACAGACAAGGGTGGAGGCTCA
It contains:
- the LOC131974284 gene encoding far upstream element-binding protein 3-like isoform X5; this translates as MMAELVQGQASINQPGLKSDGLADVLQRARQMVGKMGGEAMSHLNSSSGGVEPSLYYPGQKRPGEDGVGNQLAAMGHQRVITEDYKVPDRMVGFIIGRGGEQITRIQLESGCKIQIAADSGGLMERPCSLTGTPESIEQAKRLLVQIVDRCRNGPGFHGDGEGGASVQEMLIPASKVGLVIGRGGDTIKQLQERAGVKMMMIQDGPMPTGADKPLRISGDPYKVQAARELVLEVIREKDGDFRSGRNDFSARLGGTNLDVPVPRFAVGIVIGRNGEMIKKIQNDAGVRIQFKADDGISPERVAMVMGQPDRCQHAVHLINELIQTAQERDGFGSALRGGRVRGRGDWTMGSPGPLQEVTYTIPADKCGLVIGKGGETIKSINQQSGAHVELQRNPPPSTDPNTRVFTIRGTAQQMDLARQLIDDKIGGSGIMSNGGFGFSPFTQGPAAHQNCGSGQTFLTGVWGNTYQTSWQNPGQQDPGQSSQQSSVPDYTAALAEYYRQQPYLWNAAQIQDH